The Pelodiscus sinensis isolate JC-2024 chromosome 6, ASM4963464v1, whole genome shotgun sequence sequence ACACAGACAGAGTCCAGAATAAATTTAAACTCATACTATAAATTTGAATAGACACAGCAGTTAACGACATAAATAACAACCCCTGACACTTTGTGTCACAAAGCCAACCCACACCCACGAAGAAATAGAAGatagtaaaaaaaacccaaaaggtaAACAAATTTACAATTGGTAGGTGGTACAATGGAGTAACCGGACAGGATTCAGGTAAGTTGCTCGGGACCGTCAACCCTAGGACTACTGATAGCTGTTGGGGAGGAGCACCGAGTGGTCCCTCGAGGATTCTAGATGGTATTAGAACATTTCTGGAAAGGCCTGGGCCTTCGCCGCAGCAGTGCAAAATGTCCACAAAAGCTCCTCTCATTTTTAGTTTCACTGATGCTTGGGCATTCACCACAACTCAGAAACCCAGACAGCTGAGGTGTTATCCAGCTATGATAGTGAGGACCcttagtctctaggggtatgtctacactaccccactagtttgaactagcggggtaatgtaggcataccgcacttgcaaatgaagcccgggatttgaatttcccgggcttcatttgcataagcggggagccgccatttttaaatcctcgctggttcgaaccccgtgtatcgcggctacacggggctcgaactaggtagttcggactaggattcctattccgaactaccggtacacctccgaactacctagttcgagccccgtgtagccgcgctacatggggttcgaaccagcggggatttaaaaatggcggctccccgcttatgcaaatgaagcccgggaaattcaaatcccgggcttcatttgcaagtgcggtatgcctacattaccctcctagttcgaactaggagggtagtgtagacataccctagttgacACTCCCACACGCAGTAGCTGAACCTTCGCTACAGTCTACGCTGAAAGATGTCACAGAGGCCTGAGACTCTCACCACCCTTGAGTCCGACGAAGCAGCAACCGAGGAACAGGGGAACTCAAGAACTGAGGAAGAAGCAACCCAAACCTTAGGGCAAGACCTCCTTTTACAAAGTCCTTGGTGGGAAAAGGAGGTTTGTGCCGTGTACACATTAGATGGTACAGAGTGCAAACAGTTAGTGCTGAGTGCAGATGTTTAGTGCCATGGGCAAATGATGGTAAGTGACGTGTGCTCCTTTTAGTACTGGGTGCAACAGTTCTGGTGGGAAAATCCAGTCCATACCAGTTCCTTTGCCTCAAACAGTCCCTATAGTTCATAGATGGTAAAATGGAACTGAGAATTCAAAATGGAAGTTGGATTGCACTGTCCGTATCAGCACATAACAGCACTCAGATTAATCTCAacactcccttgctgcaatttaagtccattgcttcttgtcctatcatcagtgattaaggagaatacttttccttcttcctccttgtaacaaccttgtaGGCACTTAAAAGCTGTTATttcccatctcagtcttctcttttccatagtAAACAAATCTAGtcctttcaatcttccctcattggtcatgttttctagatctttaatcatttttgttgctcttctctggaccgtctccagttTGTCCTCATCTTGCCTGAAATTGTGCCCAGACCTGGATGCAAAACTCCAGTTAAGGCCCacccagtgcagagtagagtggaagattTACTTTTCGTGTCTTTTTTACAACACTCccattaatacatcccagaatggtgtttacttttttgcaacagtatcatgCTGTTGACTCCTATTCAATTTGTGTTCACTATGATCCATAGATCTCTATCCACAGTACTCCTTTtttagacagtcatttcccattttgtatgtgtgaaaatgattgttccttcctaagtggaatggacagaAAGTTAGTTGAAACAATTTTCATGAATTATAAAGAAGCAGTAAAAAACAAATTTACTAACATGCCCTATGTAAAAGAAAATTAGTGGTATTGCTTGGAAGGAAGCAGAATGTTTGGGTCCTTACTTTCTACTTTCAGCACTGCTATTCAGTATATTTTATATAGGAAATGAAATGTACAGCTTGTGTTTGCCTATCATAGCTATTTCTTAGATACCTGTTACTTTGGTAAGGAAGAGCCAACTGATTGGGGGTTTTATGCctggggccaaactaatccctatgcACTGCAACGAAATGTGTGTTCTTTTCAGGTCTGAAGtggaatttgaaaatggaaaagaATTGGTTGTCTTTTCAAAAACTCGATATGTATCTATATTTTGAGTgctttttgttcttttaaattactttcataAATTTCTATGTACCAATTTGAAACAAATAATTCAATAAAATAATGAGATGCCGTATACAAATAATGTCTTTATAAAACAACATTTGTACATCAAAATGCTAAAACTGATTTTATTAACTTTTTTTGTAGATCCCTGGTTTGATATGTATCTCTGTGCCAGAGACCCTGTTGTTTTAAACTTCAATCCTTTTGTTGCTTTAAATCCTGATCCAAAAGAAGCATACAACAGTCAGATATTGAGGGCAACAAATCTGGTAGTATCATCAATAAAATTTCTTAACTCCTTAAAAAAACAGTGTTTACGGCCAGATATCTATTATGTCGATCCAAAGTGGAGCAAGAGTAGGCCCTTCAAAAACTTCATCCGCTTTCTTCCAACCTCTATATCTTGTTTTGGAGCTTATATGGTAAATGCATATCCCTTAGATATGTCACAATATAAACGTCTCTTCAACAGTTCCAGAATTCCTAAATTAAACAAAGATGAACTGTTTACAAATGAATGGGGAAGACATCTGTTGGTGATGCGAAATGGACATTTTTATGTTTTTGATGTTTTGGATCCTGTTGGTAATATTCTGCATCCATCTGAAATCCAGGCTCAGTTAATTTATATTTTACAAGATGCAGATCGTTTGCCTGAATTTTCCCTTTGTTATCTCACCACTGAAGATAGGAATATTTGGGCAGCAGTAAGACAACAGCTTGTCGAAGCAGGCAATGAAGACAACTTACAAAAAATTGACAGTGCAGTCTTTTGCCTCTGCTTAGATAATATTTCCCCAAAGGATGACACTGAGCTGTCACATTGTCTGCTTCATGGACATGGTTTTAATCGTTGGTTTGACAAATCCTTTAGTCTGATTATCACTAGCGATGGCACTGCAGGGATAAATTTTGAACATTCTTGGGGAGACGGAGTTGCTGTCATTCGTTTTGTCAATGAAGTATATAGAAACAGTACCAGGCACCCAGCTATTATACCACTTCATAGTCCTGGTGCGTTAAGTGCTTCCACATGTGAAAGACTGGAGTTTAGACTTAATGATTCAATCCTATCTGCTATAAATGCTGCACGCATGAAATTTGATGAAACAAATAAGAAAATATCTGTGGGAATGTTTGAATTCAGAAAGTTTGGAAAAGAATTTTTAGTGAAACAAAAACTAAGTCCAGATGCTGTTTTTCAACTTGCATGTCAGATGAGTGCTTATCGACAGTTTGGAAAAATTATGTCTTCTTACGAAGCATGTAGCACTGCTGCTTTTAAACATGGCCGCACAGAAACTATTCGACCCACATCTGTACTAACAAAACAGTGTTCACGTGTATTTGTTGAAGAACGAAGCAAACACAGTGTATCAGATCTGAGAAATATGATTGATGAATGTTCAAAATATCACAGACGCTTGCAA is a genomic window containing:
- the LOC102460096 gene encoding carnitine O-palmitoyltransferase 2, mitochondrial-like, whose translation is MIRPWPACGGVLLRRLWPVGRRGYWRTVGLTEGIISELDTDHLFVHRSTIPTMHFQNSLPRLPVPKLEDTIRRYLAAQKPLLDDDQYRNTERIAKEFEKGVGRKLHRTLVESDKKNKHTSYISDPWFDMYLCARDPVVLNFNPFVALNPDPKEAYNSQILRATNLVVSSIKFLNSLKKQCLRPDIYYVDPKWSKSRPFKNFIRFLPTSISCFGAYMVNAYPLDMSQYKRLFNSSRIPKLNKDELFTNEWGRHLLVMRNGHFYVFDVLDPVGNILHPSEIQAQLIYILQDADRLPEFSLCYLTTEDRNIWAAVRQQLVEAGNEDNLQKIDSAVFCLCLDNISPKDDTELSHCLLHGHGFNRWFDKSFSLIITSDGTAGINFEHSWGDGVAVIRFVNEVYRNSTRHPAIIPLHSPGALSASTCERLEFRLNDSILSAINAARMKFDETNKKISVGMFEFRKFGKEFLVKQKLSPDAVFQLACQMSAYRQFGKIMSSYEACSTAAFKHGRTETIRPTSVLTKQCSRVFVEERSKHSVSDLRNMIDECSKYHRRLQLEAALGKGFDRHLFALKHLSVVRGDPMPEFFLDSAYQKLNHIILSTSTLPSPAVLIGGFGPVAPDGFGIGYNIFDTWLGCNITSYLKKELPEFLTCLEYSLNDILDVLEGRPLA